ACACCACCGACCAGTTGACTCATTCATTCCCATCACGCTAGCTGTTCAAACATTCAACCCTCTCTTACAGTCTTACTACGACAACTACTCCTACTTCCCCTCcaagttaaatttaatttaataaccctttatctttatttcaaaattatacctctatttctctctttcaaCGTTCAACGTTCAAACCACACgttaacaaaaccaaaaaaataacacttaATAAACCCTTTATCATAttcattttttctcttgtttgaAACATTCTCAATAAACTATTCCTCTCTTCTTAGTCTTACTTTGCTCCCTTTGACCCCGTGTGTCAAACAAGACAACCCTCTTTTAACTCTCCATTTCTATAtattaacaactcattttcCTTCATCATTCATCATACTcacaataacaaaaacaacaacaacaataacaaacgatcaaaaacatcatcaaaaacCACAAAATGGTTTTATCATGGACAAAAGGTAGTAGGGTTTTCCGTCGtgcaagaaaaggaaaagagttACTATCAAATTCATGCAACGATTTACAAGTGGAGATAGCAATTCCAACTCATTTTCGTTGTCCAGTAACACTAGACTTAATGAAAGACCCCGTTACACTTTCAACCGGCATAACCTACGACAGAGACAGCATCGAAAAATGGTTTGAATCAGGTAACAACTCATGTCCGGTTACAAAAACAGAGTTAACATCCTTTGACATCGTACCAAATCACTCTCTACGTAGAATGATTCAAGATTGGTGTGTTCAACACCGTTCCTATGGCGTCGAAAGAATCCCAACTCCACGTATTCCAGTAACTCGTTATGAAGTTACTGATACGTGTAGTAGGATTCTTTCGGCAGCGCAACAAGGAGATGAGAGCAAGTGTTTTGAATTGGTGAGAAAGATAAAGGGTTGGGGAAAAGAGAGTGAGAGGAACAAGAAGGTTATAGTTTCAAATGGTGTTTCTCTTGTTCTTGCTAAGGTTTTTGATTCTTTCTCACGTGGTTTGATTGAGAAGAACGTTGTTCTTTTGGAAGAGATTTTGGAAGTGCTGACATGGATGCGTCCTCTTTCTGAAGAGAGTAGATTTGTCTTTTTGggatcttcaaattctttgagttgtttggtttggttcttaaatgatcaacaaaaaatttcaaCCAGGCAAAATGCTTCTTTGTTGCTTAAGGAAATGAATGTTGAGTCATTGGCAAAAATTGAAGGGATTGTTGAATCTTTGGTCAACATGGTTAAGGTTAATGTTGAGATTGGGAGTGCTTCTACAAAAGCATGTTTATCAACAATTTTTCATTTGGTTTACTCATCAAAgagtaaaaaagtgattttggaGAGGTTTGTTGAATTGGgtttggtttcaattttattGGAGATTCTTGTTGATGCTGAAAAAGGAGTTTGTGAGAAAGCTTTAGGTGTGTTGAATTGTCTTTGTGATAGTAAAAATGGGGTGCAAATAGCAAAGTCAAATGCTTTGACTTTGCCTCTTGTTATTAAGAAGCTTTTGAGGGTTTCTGAATTGAGTTCTAGTTTTGTTGTTTCTATTGTTTACAAGATTTGTGACAAGGCTGAGGAAGGTATTTTGATTGAGGCAATTCAACTTGGGATGTTTCAGAAACTACTTGTTTTGTTGCAAGTAGGTTGTGCTGAGAGTACCAAGGAGAAAGCTACTGAATTGTTGAAATTGTTGAACGGTTATAAAAGCAAAGCAGAGTGTGTTGATTCATCATCATTGGATTTCACACACCTTAAGAAGCCATTCTAATTTATCTATAAGGACTAAAGATGACATTAGatttcccttttgtttttctttttttgtatattGTCTTAAACAGAATATACTCTTGTACAAAGTTACACAGTCACATATACAAGGACACAAATTGTGTCTCCAACATTCAATTGAACTTTtac
Above is a genomic segment from Medicago truncatula cultivar Jemalong A17 chromosome 5, MtrunA17r5.0-ANR, whole genome shotgun sequence containing:
- the LOC11433644 gene encoding U-box domain-containing protein 20: MVLSWTKGSRVFRRARKGKELLSNSCNDLQVEIAIPTHFRCPVTLDLMKDPVTLSTGITYDRDSIEKWFESGNNSCPVTKTELTSFDIVPNHSLRRMIQDWCVQHRSYGVERIPTPRIPVTRYEVTDTCSRILSAAQQGDESKCFELVRKIKGWGKESERNKKVIVSNGVSLVLAKVFDSFSRGLIEKNVVLLEEILEVLTWMRPLSEESRFVFLGSSNSLSCLVWFLNDQQKISTRQNASLLLKEMNVESLAKIEGIVESLVNMVKVNVEIGSASTKACLSTIFHLVYSSKSKKVILERFVELGLVSILLEILVDAEKGVCEKALGVLNCLCDSKNGVQIAKSNALTLPLVIKKLLRVSELSSSFVVSIVYKICDKAEEGILIEAIQLGMFQKLLVLLQVGCAESTKEKATELLKLLNGYKSKAECVDSSSLDFTHLKKPF